A window of the Brienomyrus brachyistius isolate T26 unplaced genomic scaffold, BBRACH_0.4 scaffold85, whole genome shotgun sequence genome harbors these coding sequences:
- the mlf1 gene encoding myeloid leukemia factor 1: MFNSLLRDFDEDPFSSGQFQAHNECVRQMMRSFSDPSGHDFMPMLTDGRGRLPAHANRNLTLSDGHRDVAFRSPFSMMDNMMSQMRSRMEDMHRNFDRTDSADSNAHSFSSSSVMTYSKVGSEPAKVFQASSQMRRAPGGIKETRRCIRDSESGMEKMAIGHHIQDRGHVIERSHNRQTGANELNQDFQNLDESEAQSFDQEWQREVSKFHSCAPMSQLEAPRPRAVHRAAIADSYGAKRDKREPNVSRKKTYMEELNVKGTGVKKQ; encoded by the exons ATGTTTAACAGCCTGCTTCGGGACTTCGACGAAGACCCGTTTTCCTC GGGCCAGTTTCAGGCACACAACGAGTGTGTGAGGCAGATGATGCGCAGTTTTTCGGATCCCTCCGGCCACGACTTCATGCCCATGCTGACCGACGGACGAGGCCGGCTGCCGGCCCACGCCAACAGAAATCTCACCCTGAGCGATGGTCACAGG GATGTGGCCTTCAGGAGCCCTTTCAGCATGATGGACAACATGATGTCTCAGATGAGGAGCAGAATGGAGGACATGCACAGGAACTTT GACAGAACAGACTCTGCAGACTCCAATGCCCACTCCTTCAGCTCGTCCTCTGTGATGACTTACTCCAAAGTGGGCAGCGAGCCAGCCAAGGTGTTCCAGGCCTCCAGCCAGATGCGCCGAGCCCCTGGGGGG ATTAAGGAGACCCGACGATGCATAAGGGATTCAGAGAGCGGCATGGAGAAGATGGCCATCGGACACCACATCCAAGATCGGGGACACGTAATCGAGAGGAGTCATAATCGGCAGACCGGGGCGAATGAGCTGAATCAGGACTTTCAGAATCTCGATGAAT CTGAAGCGCAGTCTTTCGACCAGGAGTGGCAACGGGAAGTGTCCAAATTCCATTCATGTGCCCCCATGTCCCAGCTGGAAGCCCCCAGGCCGAGAGCTGTACACCGAGCAGCCATCGCCGACTCATATGGTGcgaagag agacAAACGAGAGCCCAATGTAAGCAGAAAGAAAACATACATGGAGGAGCTGAACGTGAAGGGCACTGGAGTGAAAAAACAATAA